From the Ilumatobacteraceae bacterium genome, the window CGTTCGCCCGCAATCCGATGACGACGGCGTACGCGGCGTGGGACCTGGCAGCGGCGACCGAGGGCCGCTTCGTCCTCGGGCTCGGCACCCAGATCGAGGCACACATCACGCGTCGCTTCTCGATGCCGTGGAGTTCACCGGTCGACCGGATGGCCGAGTACATCGAGGCGCTCCGCGCCATCTTCACGGCCTGGCGCGACGGCTCGCGACTCCGATTCGAAGGCGAGTTGTACCGCCACACCCTGATGTCGCCGGTGTTCACCCCGCCGCACCACGAGCACGAGATCCCGATCGGCATCGCCGCGGTGGGGCCACGGATGATGCAGCTCGCCGGGGGTTCGTGCGACGTCGCGATCCTGCACGGCATGGTACATCCCGCGTACCTCGACGACGTCGGCCTTCCCGCTCTCGACGTCGGCCTCGCCGAGTCGGGTCGCTCCCGCTCGGACATCACGCTGTCGTGTCCGCTGTTCATGGCGATGGGCGACGACGACGAGACGATCGCCGGCGAGGTCGCCAAGACCAAGGAACAGGTCGCGTTCTACGCCTCGACGCCGGCGTACCGGCGGATCCTCGACCCGATCGGCTTCGGCGACCTGCAGCCCGAACTCCAGGCGCTCTCTCGCGAGCAGCGGTGGGGCGAGATGAGCGGCCTGATCGGTGACGACCTGCTCGCCCACGTCGCCTTCATCGGGTCGCCCGAGGACATGCCCCGCCTCGTTCGCGATCGTCTCGGCGACCGCATCGACCGGGTGTCGTCGTACTTCGGTTGGCCCGCCGACGACCTCGACCGCCTCCGAGCCATCGCCGCCGACTTCGAACGAACGGAGCACCCGACGTGAACACACGCGACCAGCTGTCCGACGACGATCGACGATCGATCGAACGCCTCCAGTACCGGTACTGCGATCTGGTCGATCGGGCGCGGGTCGACGAGCTGGTCGACCTGTTCGCCGATGACGCCGAGATCGACTACGGCCACGGCCGGAGCATCTCCGGCGCCGACTCGCTCGCGACGTTCTTCCACGACCGGTTCCGCGCCTACAGCGGCACGAGCCACCACCTGTCGAACGTGATGATCGACGTCGACGAGGACGGCGCGGTCAACGTGCAGTCGTCGATCTACGCATGGCACCAGTTCCATGACGGGTCTCAGGTCGAGGTCTGGGGTCGGTACCTCGATGTCGTCGTCCGGTGTGACGACGGGTGGCGTTTCGGCACGCGGGCGATCCGTGCCGCCGGATGGCGCGGCTTCACGGTCCCCGAGGGCGAACAGGGCCCGTTCCAGATGATCGATCGCGAGGTCGTCAGGTGACCGAGCTCCTCGACCTCGACGAGATCATGGCGACGGCGCGGGCGACGCGCAGCTTCCTCGACCGCCCCGTCGACCGCGCCCTCCTCACCGAGATCGTCGAAGCGGCGACCTGGGCACCGAGCCCGCGCAACACGCAACCGTGGGAGTTCGTCGTCGTCGACGACCCGGAGCCGCGTGCGCGCATCGGCGCCCTGCTCGAACCGCGCGCGGCCGAGGTCGACGCCGCGGCCGAACGTCTCGACACCGAGGCGCAGCGCAAGATGTACCGCAGCGCCGCCGCGCTGATCCGGTCGATCGGAACTGCGCCGGCCGTCGTGTTCGTGTGTGGCCGTGCCACCGATTACGGCCGCGATTTCGACGCGGAGGACATGGTGCTGAGCGCGGTGTACACCGCGTCACAGAACCTGTTGCTCGCGGCGAGGGCCCGCGGGCTGGGCGCTGCATTCACGACCCTGCACATCCACGCGGACGCGGCGATCCGCGACGTGCTGGCACTCCCCGACGGTGTATCGGTCGGCGTCACCATCCCGGTCGGGTGGCCGACCACGCCGTTCAAGCCGCTCCGTCGGCGTCCCGTCGCCGACGTCCTGCACTGGAACCACATCGAGGAGACACCATGACCAGCTCGAGTTCGAACACGCTGGAAGCCGTCCACGAGGGCGGGTCCCGCGACCCCGATCGGCAGCGGTCGTTCCTCCCGGAGCCGGTCGTCGCTCCGCCTCGCCACACGATCATCTCCGCCGACGACCACGTCCTCGAACCGCCCGACCTGTTCGTCGGTCGGGTCCCGAGCAAGTTCGCCGACGACGCGCCGCGGGTGATCGAGGGTGACGACGGTGGGCAGTACTGGCTGATCGACGGCAAGCCCGAAGCGATCCGCGATTGGAACGTCGCGATGGGGCGCGCCACGTCGGAGTGGGGCGGCGAACCGGCTCGCTACGACGAACTCCGCCGCGGCGGCTGGGACGTCGATGCCCGGGTGCGCGACATGGACGTCGCCGGCATCGCGCTGTCGCTGAACTTCCCATCCGCGATCTGGGGATTCTGCGGTCGCGTGTTCTCCGCGATGCCCGACGCCGAACTCGGCCTCGCCTGCCTGCGGGCCTACAACGACTGGATGATCGAGGCCTGGTGCGGCGCGCATCCCGGCCGCTTCATCGCGTGCCAACTCCCCTGGCTCCGCGACGCGGAGGTCGCGGCGCAGGAGATCCACCGCAACGCCGCCCGCGGCTCGACGTGCGTGTCGTTCTGCGAGAACCCCGAGAAGCTCGGGCTCCCGTCGATCCACTCCGGGTACTGGGAGCCGTTCTTCCAGGCCTGCGCCGACACCGACACGACGATCAACCTGCACGTCGGTTCGTCGTCGGAGATCGCCCAGCCGTCGAGCGATTCGCCCCACAGCGTCACCAATGCACTGTTCGGCATGAACTCGATGCTCGCCACCACCGACTGGCTCTTCTCCCGCGTCACCCTCCGACACCCGAACCTGAAGATCGTCCTGTCCGAGAGCGGCATCGGTTGGGTGCCCGGGCTGATCGACCGCCTCGACTGGGTCGACCGGTACCGCGACTCGATCACCCTGCGCGACGACTGGGACATGGCCGACGGACGGCCGAGCGACGTGCTCAAGCGCACCTTCTGGTACACGAGCATCTGGGACCCGGCCACGTTCGGCGTCATCGACACGATCGGCGCCGACCGCGTCATGCTCGAGGTCGACTACCCGCACCCGGATTCGTCGTGGCCCGAGTGCCAGGACGTCGTCGACGACCAGCTCGGCGGACTCGACCCGCACGACATCGAGTTGATCACGCACCGCAACGCGCTCGACGTCTACCGCTGTTCGCTGCCGTGAGGCACCGCATCGCCGAGCCGGTCATCGGTCGTCGGCGGCTGCCCGAACTTCGTCCCGAACTCGAGTTCGCGCTGCTGGCCAGGGCGCTCCACCGGGCCGGCTACGACGACGAGGGTCTCGGTCACTTCGTGTACCGCCAACCCGGCGGCACGCTGCTCGCGAATCCGTTCGAATGCGGATGGGACGAGCTGACACCGGCCGACGTCATGCGGATCGATCTCGACGGCAACGTCCTCGCCGGCGACTGGACGGTGTCACCGGCGACCCGGCTCCACCTCGAACTCCTCGCTCGTCGCGACGACGTGATCGTCTCGATCCACAACCACCCGCGGTGGGCGACCGTGTGGGCCGACGCCAAACTGGTCCCGCCGATCTTCGACCAGACCGGCGCCACCGTCGGCGACGATCTCGTGCTGCTCGACGAGTACACCGGGTCGGTCGATCAGCCGATCAACGCGTCGGCTGCCGTCGACGCATTGGACGACGCGTCCTCGATGCTGCTCGCCAACCACGGTGTGCTCGTGACGGGGGCGTCGGTCCAGGAGGCCCACCTCCGAGCGGTCACGCTGGAGTGGCGCTGCCGACGGGCGTGGGAGGTGCGTTCGATCGCACCCGACGCCGAGCCGCTCGCCGCGGACACCGTCGAGTACGTCCGCCGCGAGGTCGCGAGTGGACGGCGTACCCCGGCGTGGGAGTTCGCGGTCCGTCGCGAGCTCCGGCTCGATCCGGCGCTCAGCCCGTCGGACGTGGACGGGTGTTGAAGAAGTCGAACGCGTGCAGCGTGTCGCAGTACTCGCGCACCGCCGCCACCTGCCCCTCGACGAGGTCGAGCACGAAGCAGTACCGGTTCTGATACGTCGAACCGTCGCCGCGAACACCGTGGCTCGCGGCCTCGACCGCGACCGACGTGTCGCCGGCGGTGATCCACTGCGGGTGCAGCGCCCAGCCGCCTTCGAACGTCGCGATCAGGCCGGGAAGGTGCTTGGCTCGGTCGGCGAGCACGGCTTGACCCCAGAGCGGCACACGGTCACCGCCACGCGGTTCGGCGTCGAACCGACCGGGCTCTCGGTTCGGGCCGGAGTCGGCCCACCAGATCGCGTCCGGCCTGGTGATCGCCGCGAGTCGGTCGGGGCTGGCGGCCGAGATCGCCCCGACGAAGTCGAGTCCGATCTGCGCTCCGGGCGGGTCCGCCTCGACGACCACCGGGGTGGGTTCCGTCGCGGTGGTGCGGCGGTCGAGGTGTCGGCCGGAGAAGACGTCGGCGGCATGTGCGGTGTCGAGGTACTCGTGCACCCTCACGACGAGGCCGTCGCGGGTCTCGATCGCGAACGCGTAGCGATTGGCATAGCGCCCGCCGTTCGCGAACACGCCATCGCCTTCGACCTCGACGACCGCACGCCGGTCGTCACCGAACGAATGCCACCGGCGCTGACGGCAACCGTCGGGGAATCTCGTCCGCAGCCCTCGGAGGAGTTCGAGCTTCTCGCCGAGCGGCATCGTGCCGTGCAGCGGCCACGGGCGGTCCTGTCCCGGGTCGACGCCCTGGACACCGGCGGCGCGATCGAGCCCGGTGTCGACCCACCAGGAGCCGTTCGGGTCGCACAGCGGCAGGAGTTCGTCGACGTCGTTGCGATCGAGTGCGTCGATGAACCGCTCGGCCGCCACGACGGCCGCGCCGCTCATTCGGCCGCACCGAACTGGTCGCGGAGCACGTGCTTCTGCACCTTGAGACCGGCGTTGCGAGGGAGCTCGTCGACGAACTCGACCCGCGTCGGCTTCTTGTAGCTCGCCAGCTGCTGCCGGGAGGCGTCGATCAGTTCGGCGGCGGTGAGCTCGGAGTCGGGAGCCCGGACGACGACCGCGGTGACCGCCTCACCCCAACGCTCGTCGGGGGTCCCGATCACTGCGACCTGCTCGACGCCGGGGAGGCCGACGAGCACGGCCTCGACCTCGGCCGGGTACACGTTCATGCCACCGCTGATGATCATGTCCTTGGCTCGGTCGGTGATGTAGACGTAACCCGCCTCGTCGATCCGCCCGACGTCACCGGTGAAGTACTCGCCGTCGACCAACACCTCGGCCGTCTTGGACGGGTTGCCGTAGTAGCCGGAGAACATCGTGTCGGCACGCACCGCGAGCTCGCCCGTCTCGCCGGGCGGCAGCGTGTTGCGATCGGCGTCGACGATCCGGATCGATGCGGTCGGCAGGGCGCGACCGACCGACGCGAAGATGTCGTCGGCCGACGACCCGCCGCGCCAGTCTTCGCGTGCGGTCACCGTCAGCGGGGCGACGGTCTCGGTCATGCCCCAGACCTCGACGTAGCGTTCGCCGATCACCTCGACGAGCTCACGTGCCTGACTCGCCGGTAGCGGTGACGCCGAGTGCAGCACGGATTCGAGATGGTCGAGCACCTCGGGGCGTTTGCGGGCCTCGGCGATGAAGCCGGGCACCAGCGGCGACGGCGCGTAGGTGAACGTGGAGCGGTCGTCGATCATGTGATCGACCCACGACTCGACGGTGTAGGGCACCAGGAACGTCACCGTGCCGCCGACGTAGAGGTGCGGGATGATGACACCCCAGATGCCACTGACGAACGACAGGGTGCCGGTGAACGCGCATCGACCGTACATCGGCAATCGGTAGGCGAACGGGATCAGCTTGATGCAGTTGACCACGGCTCGATGGCTCGCCATCGCTCCCTTGGGGAACCCGGTCGTCCCCGACGTGTAGCCGAGGATCGCCAGGTCGTCCGGCGCGCGGTTCGGGTCGACGATCGTCGTCGAGGCGGCAGCGAGCAGGTCGTCGTAGTTCGATGCGCCGGCCGCCGGCTGATCACCGATGGTGATCACGGTGCGGAGCTCGGGGCGGGATTCGAGCGAGTCGATGAGTTCGTTGCGACCGTCGGTGTGCACGAGGGCCACCGTGTCGGAGTCGCGGAGGATGTAGTCGACCTCACGTGCGACGAGACGGTCGTTGACGTGCACGATCGGGAATCCGCCGATGGCGCACCCGACGTACACCTCGAACGCCGCGACCCGGTCCTCGAGCAACGCCGCGACGTGATCGCCGGGCTGCAATCCGGCATCGCGGAGCGCGTTGGCGAGCCGTGTGCCGTGGTCGAGGAGTTCGCGATACGTGCGGGTGCCGTCGCGTCCGACGAGCGCCGGGCGATCGCCGTACCGCTCGCAGGCGGCGATGAACAGTTCACCGAGCGTCGTGGCCACGGGGTACCTCCAGGGTCGGTTCGGTCGGTTCGGTCGGTTCGGTCGGTTCGGTCGGTTCGGTGTGCATCGTCGCGCTCACCACAGCAGTCCGGCCAGTTCGAGCAGCCGATCGTCGACCGACGAGACCTCGATCGCACGGACGGCGGCGAGGTCGTCGTCGACCACCGCGTCGGTGCCGCCGCGGCGGCGCATGTCGACGAGCAGCGACGTCGCGGTGTCGACGGCGTCGGTGCGGGCGATCTCGGCGACGCACCGGGCCCGGGCGACACCGGGGTCATCGGCGTCGGTCAGCAACTCGAGCTGTTCGGCCATCAGGGCCGCCCCGTCGAGCGCGATGCAGGCGTCGGCCAGTCGGAACGCCCCCGCCTGTTCGGCGAGCAGTTCGGCACCCACCGGCGAGGCACGAAGTCGGTCGATCGCATCGCGCACCGGGTCGAGGCCGTCGCCGACCCGCTCGACCGGCTCGGCGGCCAGTTCGGCGCGAGCGATGATCGACCGTTGGATCTCCGAGGTGCCCTCGTAGATCGTTGCCTGCCGTGCGTGCCGGGCGAGCGATT encodes:
- a CDS encoding TIGR03617 family F420-dependent LLM class oxidoreductase — translated: MKLDHSLIGHTSTRAADDARWAEDAGFSGVWATESVTDAFLQSMAAALTTERVEVGTAIAVAFARNPMTTAYAAWDLAAATEGRFVLGLGTQIEAHITRRFSMPWSSPVDRMAEYIEALRAIFTAWRDGSRLRFEGELYRHTLMSPVFTPPHHEHEIPIGIAAVGPRMMQLAGGSCDVAILHGMVHPAYLDDVGLPALDVGLAESGRSRSDITLSCPLFMAMGDDDETIAGEVAKTKEQVAFYASTPAYRRILDPIGFGDLQPELQALSREQRWGEMSGLIGDDLLAHVAFIGSPEDMPRLVRDRLGDRIDRVSSYFGWPADDLDRLRAIAADFERTEHPT
- a CDS encoding nuclear transport factor 2 family protein; the encoded protein is MNTRDQLSDDDRRSIERLQYRYCDLVDRARVDELVDLFADDAEIDYGHGRSISGADSLATFFHDRFRAYSGTSHHLSNVMIDVDEDGAVNVQSSIYAWHQFHDGSQVEVWGRYLDVVVRCDDGWRFGTRAIRAAGWRGFTVPEGEQGPFQMIDREVVR
- a CDS encoding nitroreductase family protein, with the protein product MTELLDLDEIMATARATRSFLDRPVDRALLTEIVEAATWAPSPRNTQPWEFVVVDDPEPRARIGALLEPRAAEVDAAAERLDTEAQRKMYRSAAALIRSIGTAPAVVFVCGRATDYGRDFDAEDMVLSAVYTASQNLLLAARARGLGAAFTTLHIHADAAIRDVLALPDGVSVGVTIPVGWPTTPFKPLRRRPVADVLHWNHIEETP
- a CDS encoding amidohydrolase family protein — protein: MTSSSSNTLEAVHEGGSRDPDRQRSFLPEPVVAPPRHTIISADDHVLEPPDLFVGRVPSKFADDAPRVIEGDDGGQYWLIDGKPEAIRDWNVAMGRATSEWGGEPARYDELRRGGWDVDARVRDMDVAGIALSLNFPSAIWGFCGRVFSAMPDAELGLACLRAYNDWMIEAWCGAHPGRFIACQLPWLRDAEVAAQEIHRNAARGSTCVSFCENPEKLGLPSIHSGYWEPFFQACADTDTTINLHVGSSSEIAQPSSDSPHSVTNALFGMNSMLATTDWLFSRVTLRHPNLKIVLSESGIGWVPGLIDRLDWVDRYRDSITLRDDWDMADGRPSDVLKRTFWYTSIWDPATFGVIDTIGADRVMLEVDYPHPDSSWPECQDVVDDQLGGLDPHDIELITHRNALDVYRCSLP
- a CDS encoding class II aldolase/adducin family protein — encoded protein: MRHRIAEPVIGRRRLPELRPELEFALLARALHRAGYDDEGLGHFVYRQPGGTLLANPFECGWDELTPADVMRIDLDGNVLAGDWTVSPATRLHLELLARRDDVIVSIHNHPRWATVWADAKLVPPIFDQTGATVGDDLVLLDEYTGSVDQPINASAAVDALDDASSMLLANHGVLVTGASVQEAHLRAVTLEWRCRRAWEVRSIAPDAEPLAADTVEYVRREVASGRRTPAWEFAVRRELRLDPALSPSDVDGC
- a CDS encoding nuclear transport factor 2 family protein translates to MSGAAVVAAERFIDALDRNDVDELLPLCDPNGSWWVDTGLDRAAGVQGVDPGQDRPWPLHGTMPLGEKLELLRGLRTRFPDGCRQRRWHSFGDDRRAVVEVEGDGVFANGGRYANRYAFAIETRDGLVVRVHEYLDTAHAADVFSGRHLDRRTTATEPTPVVVEADPPGAQIGLDFVGAISAASPDRLAAITRPDAIWWADSGPNREPGRFDAEPRGGDRVPLWGQAVLADRAKHLPGLIATFEGGWALHPQWITAGDTSVAVEAASHGVRGDGSTYQNRYCFVLDLVEGQVAAVREYCDTLHAFDFFNTRPRPTG
- a CDS encoding AMP-binding protein; the encoded protein is MATTLGELFIAACERYGDRPALVGRDGTRTYRELLDHGTRLANALRDAGLQPGDHVAALLEDRVAAFEVYVGCAIGGFPIVHVNDRLVAREVDYILRDSDTVALVHTDGRNELIDSLESRPELRTVITIGDQPAAGASNYDDLLAAASTTIVDPNRAPDDLAILGYTSGTTGFPKGAMASHRAVVNCIKLIPFAYRLPMYGRCAFTGTLSFVSGIWGVIIPHLYVGGTVTFLVPYTVESWVDHMIDDRSTFTYAPSPLVPGFIAEARKRPEVLDHLESVLHSASPLPASQARELVEVIGERYVEVWGMTETVAPLTVTAREDWRGGSSADDIFASVGRALPTASIRIVDADRNTLPPGETGELAVRADTMFSGYYGNPSKTAEVLVDGEYFTGDVGRIDEAGYVYITDRAKDMIISGGMNVYPAEVEAVLVGLPGVEQVAVIGTPDERWGEAVTAVVVRAPDSELTAAELIDASRQQLASYKKPTRVEFVDELPRNAGLKVQKHVLRDQFGAAE